In Daucus carota subsp. sativus chromosome 4, DH1 v3.0, whole genome shotgun sequence, one DNA window encodes the following:
- the LOC108218692 gene encoding triacylglycerol lipase SDP1 codes for MDISNEANVDSFKIGPSTILGRTIAFRVLFCKSMSHLRHQFLHMVIYFMHRLKYSVMKYVIPMISWLHPRNPQGILVFVTLIAFILKRYTNVKTKAEMAYRRKFWRNMMRAALTYEEWAHAAKMLDKETPKMNESNLYDEELVRNKLQELRHRRQECSLRDIIFCMRADLVRNLGNMCNPELHKGRLQVPRLIKEYIDEVSTQLRIVCDSDSEDLLLEEKLAFMHETRHAFGRTALLLSGGASLGAFHVGVIKTLVEHKLMPRIISGSSVGSIMCAVIATRSWPEIQSFFEDSWSSLEFFDQMGGVFAVFKRVTTQGAVHDIRQLQMMLRLLTNNLTFQEAYDMTGRVLGITVCSPRKHEPPRCLNYLTSPHVVIWSAVTASCAFPGLFEAQELMAKDRSGEIVPYHPPFHLGPEEGSAASGRRWRDGSLEIDLPMMQLKELFNVNHFIVSQANPHIAPLLRLKEVVRAYGGNFAAKLAHLVEMEVKHRCNQILELGFPLGGLARLFAQEWEGDVTVVMPATLAQISKIIQNPTLAELHKAANQGRRCTWEKLSAIKANCGIELALDECVAILNHMRRLKRSAERATAASQGLASTVKFNASKRIPSWNCMARENSTGSLEDFLQDAASSLHQGVAGSPGPSGRNWRSPRNMLDGSDSESETADLNSWTRSGGPLMRTASADKFVDYVQNLERNSKINQGTVPFPNTLSQAVSRDPHYKNLRVTTPERSLEVDPDHRVPGSNSSILVAEGDLLQPERMLNGIMFNIVKKEELTSPQRSRDIDSVEECVQIDCPDKETDASSTSEYGDDANANQLDSKDTI; via the exons ATGGATATAAGTAATGAGGCCAACGTTGATTCATTCAAAATTGGGCCTTCCACTATTTTGGGACGGACAATTGCTTTTAGAGTATTATTTTGCAAGTCAATGTCACACTTGAGGCACCAATTCTTACATATGGTGATATATTTTATGCATAGACTTAAATATAGTGTGATGAAATATGTGATACCCATGATATCGTGGCTTCATCCTCGTAATCCACAAGGcattttggtatttgtgacaTTAATTGCTTTCATTCTGAAAAGATACACTAATGTAAAAACAAAGGCTGAAATGGCTTACCGTAGAAAATTTTGGAGAAATATGATGAGAGCAGCCTTAACTTATGAGGAATGGGCTCATGCTGCTAAGATGCTTGATAAGGAGACACCAAAAATGAATGAGTCGAACTTATATGATGAAGAACTTGTTAGGAATAAACTTCAAGAGCTGCGCCACCGTCGTCAAGAATGTTCCCTGAGAGATATAATATTTTGCATGCGTGCTGACCTGGTTAGAAATCTTGGAAATATGTGCAACCCAGAGCTTCACAAGGGAAGGCTTCAAGTTCCCAGGCTCATCAAGGAATACATTGATGAGGTTTCAACACAGTTGAGAATTGTTTGCGACTCGGATTCAGAGGACCTTTTGTTGGAGGAGAAGCTGGCTTTTATGCACGAGACAAGACATGCTTTTGGGAGGACAGCTTTGCTTTTAAGTGGGGGTGCTTCACTTGGAGCATTTCACGTTGGCGTGATTAAAACATTAGTAGAGCATAAGCTTATGCCTCGCATAATTTCTGGGTCGAGTGTGGGATCTATCATGTGTGCTGTTATTGCTACCAGGTCTTGGCCTGAGATTCAAAGCTTTTTTGAGGATTCTTGGAGCTCCCTGGAGTTTTTTGACCAGATGGGTGGGGTTTTTGCAGTTTTTAAGAGAGTTACGACACAAGGTGCTGTTCATGACATCAGACAACTGCAGATGATGTTAAGACTTCTCACAAACAATCTTACATTCCAGGAAGCTTATGACATGACTGGTCGAGTTCTAGGGATCACAGTATGCTCCCCAAGAAAACACGAACCTCCTAGATGCCTCAACTACTTGACTTCACCTCATGTTGTTATATGGAGTGCAGTGACTGCCTCTTGTGCCTTTCCCGGCCTGTTTGAAGCTCAAGAACTAATGGCGAAGGATAGAAGTGGGGAGATTGTCCCTTATCATCCTCCATTTCATCTGGGACCTGAAGAGGGTTCAGCTGCATCTGGACGCAGATGGAGGGATGGCAGCTTGGAGATCGATTTACCCATGATGCAACTAAAAGAGCTCTTTAATGTCAATCATTTTATTGTCAGTCAGGCAAATCCTCATATTGCCCCTTTGTTAAGACTGAAAGAGGTTGTGAGAGCTTATGGAGGGAACTTTGCTGCTAAG CTCGCCCATCTAGTTGAGATGGAAGTCAAACACAGATGCAACCAGATACTTGAACTTGGGTTTCCCTTGGGAGGACTTGCCAGGCTTTTTGCTCAAGAGTGGGAAGGTGATGTCACTGTTGTAATGCCTGCCACTCTAGCTCAG atttcaaaaattattcagAATCCTACACTTGCGGAGCTTCACAAGGCAGCCAACCAAGGTAGAAGGTGCACTTGGGAGAAGCTCTCAGCCATAAAAGCCAATTGCGGAATTGAGCTAGCTCTTGATGAATGTGTTGCAATACTGAATCACATGCGTCGTTTAAAGAGGAGTGCAGAGAGAGCCACTGCTGCTTCACAAGGTTTAGCCAGCACGGTTAAATTTAATGCTTCCAAAAGAATTCCTTCGTGGAACTGCATGGCACGAGAGAACTCGACAGGGTCCCTTGAAGACTTTTTGCAAGATGCTGCTTCCTCACTCCATCAAGGAGTAGCTGGATCTCCAGGACCCTCTGGCCGGAATTGGCGGAGCCCCCGTAACATGCTTGATGGTAGTGACAGTGAATCGGAGACTGCAGATCTCAATTCTTGGACGAGGTCTGGAGGTCCCTTGATGAGGACGGCTTCAGCTGATAAGTTCGTAGATTATGTACAGAACTTGGAAAGAAATTCTAAGATTAACCAGGGAACAGTACCTTTTCCCAACACCTTGAGTCAAGCTGTGAGCAGGGATCCACATTATAAAAACCTAAGGGTGACAACACCAGAAAGAAGCTTAGAAGTTGACCCTGATCACAGAGTTCCCGGAAGCAATTCTAGCATTTTGGTGGCGGAGGGGGACCTTTTGCAGCCTGAAAGGATGCTCAATGGGATAATGTTTAACATCGTAAAGAAAGAAGAGTTGACCTCACCACAGAGGAGTCGAGATATAGACTCGGTTGAAGAATGTGTACAAATAGATTGCCCGGACAAGGAGACAGATGCAAGCTCTACATCTGAATACGGTGATGATGCCAATGCAAACCAACTGGATTCAAAAGATACGATATAA